In one uncultured Methanoregula sp. genomic region, the following are encoded:
- a CDS encoding D-aminoacyl-tRNA deacylase, protein MRIALINSRQDRAGVNIRHHIEELLASPSGNWQLPGRSYTFHEVDGRLIHAENVDADIDADLIVFISRHASVNPLPVLTVHVTGNFGEAELGGSPRVLPLAAPAMMQATLRALARHCPEGYRVSYEVTHHGPTALTHPSFFVEIGSTEKEWDDPVAGLAAAMAVLSAQPANPVPLIGIGGTHYAPRETDIALTSRGAFGHIASSPRQVAVLDREMIKAMILESGAVAAYLDRKALSRGELDRLTGILDELRIPRLSESEIASLGHLSWERYQAVRDLAETVSPGARCYIHNLPEQGTLARARVNPVLLAETAKADEPGLIKDLGKLPVVHLSSPNNSLLPEFITCEEHLPQLINDLNTLCVKIIRNKEITATEKDHLIISKVRFDPGKARNEGILPGPFYKQLASGQAVEINGRVITPEMVSSCSETKIHIPGLEKFS, encoded by the coding sequence ATGAGGATTGCACTCATAAACTCCCGGCAGGACCGGGCCGGTGTCAATATCCGGCACCATATCGAAGAGCTGCTGGCCTCCCCTTCAGGGAACTGGCAGCTGCCCGGCAGGAGTTACACGTTTCATGAAGTCGATGGGCGGCTGATCCATGCGGAGAATGTGGATGCTGACATCGATGCAGATCTCATCGTCTTCATCTCCCGCCATGCCAGCGTGAACCCGCTACCGGTCCTCACGGTCCACGTCACCGGGAACTTCGGGGAAGCGGAACTGGGGGGTTCACCCCGGGTGCTTCCTCTGGCAGCACCCGCCATGATGCAGGCAACCCTCCGGGCCCTGGCCCGCCACTGCCCGGAAGGCTACCGGGTCTCCTACGAAGTGACCCATCACGGGCCAACCGCCCTTACCCACCCCTCCTTTTTTGTCGAGATCGGCAGCACGGAGAAGGAATGGGATGACCCGGTTGCCGGGCTGGCTGCTGCCATGGCCGTGCTCTCCGCACAGCCGGCAAACCCGGTTCCCCTCATTGGGATCGGGGGGACCCATTATGCTCCCCGCGAGACGGATATCGCCCTGACCTCGCGGGGGGCATTCGGGCACATTGCCAGCTCTCCCCGGCAGGTTGCTGTCCTGGACAGGGAAATGATAAAGGCAATGATCCTGGAGAGCGGGGCCGTTGCTGCCTACCTTGACCGGAAAGCCCTCTCCCGCGGGGAACTGGACCGGCTTACAGGGATCCTCGACGAACTCCGTATCCCCCGGCTATCAGAGAGCGAGATCGCGTCACTCGGGCACCTGTCCTGGGAGCGGTATCAGGCCGTCCGGGATCTTGCAGAGACCGTCTCTCCCGGTGCCCGGTGCTATATTCACAACCTCCCGGAACAGGGCACGCTGGCCCGTGCCCGGGTAAATCCGGTTTTACTGGCCGAAACAGCCAAAGCGGACGAGCCGGGGCTGATTAAGGATCTCGGCAAATTGCCCGTGGTTCACCTTTCCAGCCCGAATAACAGCCTGCTTCCTGAATTTATCACGTGTGAGGAGCATTTGCCGCAATTAATAAATGATTTAAATACATTGTGCGTAAAAATCATACGTAATAAAGAGATCACTGCAACGGAGAAAGATCATTTGATCATATCTAAGGTACGGTTCGATCCCGGGAAAGCGCGCAACGAGGGGATCCTGCCCGGACCTTTTTACAAGCAGCTGGCATCCGGCCAGGCTGTTGAGATCAATGGCAGGGTGATCACCCCTGAAATGGTCTCTTCCTGCAGTGAGACAAAAATCCACATCCCGGGGTTGGAGAAGTTTTCATGA
- a CDS encoding ROK family protein gives MAGMAAEKPGLVTTVSIITRRLKEGKTYDDFRRAWFHTTGFGVGGKEWQGGSNRMFSLINIFDPREVIVVGFATTTPEQLEAALKIEVQFRGENPMDAVIEPEIGRKFTALVSEDDFSESGYIPYKPPSVGGKETDMAEFAKTLQVVAGLFTAASEKRDAINEARKKAK, from the coding sequence ATGGCAGGTATGGCAGCAGAAAAACCCGGGCTTGTTACAACGGTCTCCATCATCACGCGGAGGCTGAAAGAAGGAAAGACATACGATGATTTCCGCAGGGCATGGTTCCACACCACGGGATTCGGTGTCGGAGGAAAGGAGTGGCAGGGAGGCAGCAACCGGATGTTCAGCCTGATCAATATCTTCGACCCGCGGGAGGTAATCGTTGTAGGTTTCGCAACCACTACGCCCGAACAGCTTGAGGCGGCACTGAAAATCGAGGTACAGTTCCGGGGCGAGAACCCTATGGACGCGGTCATTGAGCCGGAGATCGGCAGGAAATTTACTGCACTGGTATCGGAGGATGATTTCTCCGAATCTGGATATATCCCGTACAAGCCACCATCTGTCGGGGGGAAAGAGACAGATATGGCAGAATTTGCAAAGACACTCCAGGTTGTTGCCGGGCTCTTTACCGCTGCATCGGAGAAACGGGATGCCATCAACGAGGCCCGGAAAAAAGCGAAATAA
- a CDS encoding Xaa-Pro peptidase family protein, which produces MQAMVPQSELTDRLRRFQAHMDRTNPDWELAVITSKVNLYYFTGTIQDSILVIPKNGEAILWVRRSYSRAVDESHFPQIRPMQSYRTAAEALAAIPRTMHLEKEQITLAMCQRLRKHFPFDNAVGIDSVIGYIRSVKSPYELALMERAGSIHRRVLEDLVPGILRAGMSEAEFSSELYSVMVREGHHGIVRFGMSEAEIVLGLIGFGESSIYPTFLDSPGGNAGMSPAVPLLGSRERKLKKGDLVFIDIGCGYHGYHTDKTMTYVFDGTLPDDAVAIHRQCVDIQDAIIPRLRPGAIPSQIYRTVTGRFEPAFFENFMGYGDRKVQFLGHGIGLEIAENPVIAMGFDEPLEEGMVIALEPKKGIKGIGMVGTENTFLVTPDGGRSITGSHPGLMPVG; this is translated from the coding sequence ATGCAGGCAATGGTCCCGCAAAGCGAACTGACAGACAGGTTACGGCGTTTTCAGGCCCATATGGACAGAACAAATCCTGACTGGGAACTTGCAGTCATCACAAGCAAGGTCAACCTCTACTACTTCACCGGGACGATCCAGGACAGCATACTCGTCATCCCGAAGAACGGGGAAGCCATTCTCTGGGTGCGCCGGAGTTATTCGCGTGCAGTGGACGAATCCCACTTCCCGCAGATCCGGCCCATGCAGAGTTACCGCACGGCTGCAGAAGCACTTGCCGCAATCCCCCGTACCATGCATCTCGAGAAAGAACAGATTACCCTTGCAATGTGCCAGCGGCTTCGCAAGCACTTTCCTTTTGACAATGCCGTGGGAATTGACAGCGTTATCGGATATATAAGGTCGGTCAAGAGCCCGTACGAGCTCGCACTGATGGAACGGGCGGGCAGTATCCACCGCCGGGTGCTTGAAGATCTTGTTCCCGGGATCCTCCGGGCCGGGATGAGCGAGGCGGAATTTTCAAGCGAACTTTACTCAGTCATGGTAAGGGAGGGCCACCACGGGATCGTGCGTTTCGGGATGTCCGAGGCTGAGATCGTGCTCGGCCTGATCGGCTTTGGTGAAAGTTCCATTTACCCGACGTTCCTCGACAGCCCCGGGGGCAATGCCGGTATGTCCCCCGCTGTCCCGCTGCTCGGGAGCCGTGAGCGGAAACTCAAAAAAGGAGACCTTGTTTTCATCGATATCGGCTGCGGGTATCACGGGTACCACACCGACAAGACCATGACCTATGTCTTTGACGGGACACTGCCGGACGATGCCGTCGCCATCCACCGGCAGTGTGTGGACATCCAGGACGCTATCATCCCGCGTCTTCGTCCCGGTGCGATCCCTTCGCAGATCTACCGGACCGTGACCGGCAGGTTTGAGCCAGCCTTCTTTGAAAATTTCATGGGATACGGGGACCGGAAAGTCCAGTTCCTCGGCCATGGTATCGGCCTTGAGATTGCCGAGAACCCGGTCATTGCCATGGGATTTGACGAGCCGCTTGAAGAAGGGATGGTTATTGCTCTTGAACCCAAGAAAGGGATCAAAGGAATCGGTATGGTCGGTACCGAGAATACGTTCCTTGTCACCCCGGACGGTGGCCGCAGTATCACGGGCAGTCACCCGGGCCTGATGCCGGTCGGATAA
- a CDS encoding DJ-1/PfpI family protein, with translation MRDIITILYNGFETLDVFGPIEVFGRLPEQFNPLFYSMAGGIITSTQKVPVMTQLVSELKSSRYILFIPGGIGAKEEINRGEFIAALRSLAGNAEFIITVCTGSILLSRTGLLDGRRATSNKMAFAWTRTAPSVTWIKKARWVKDGTIYTSSGVSAGTDMALGFIADQLGNAIAQQVSREIEYTWNENPGLDPFAELYP, from the coding sequence ATGAGAGATATTATTACAATTCTGTACAATGGTTTTGAAACACTCGATGTGTTCGGCCCCATCGAGGTTTTCGGCAGATTACCGGAACAGTTCAATCCGCTCTTCTATTCAATGGCCGGGGGAATCATCACAAGCACCCAGAAGGTCCCGGTGATGACACAGCTCGTCTCCGAACTGAAATCCTCCCGGTATATCCTGTTCATTCCCGGGGGTATCGGTGCGAAGGAAGAGATTAACCGCGGTGAGTTCATTGCTGCGCTCAGGTCTCTTGCTGGAAACGCGGAGTTCATCATAACGGTCTGTACCGGTTCAATACTCTTGTCCAGAACCGGCCTCCTTGACGGGAGACGGGCAACTTCGAACAAAATGGCGTTTGCCTGGACAAGAACTGCCCCGTCAGTGACCTGGATAAAGAAAGCCCGTTGGGTAAAGGACGGGACCATCTATACCAGTTCGGGAGTCAGCGCCGGGACAGACATGGCCCTGGGATTCATCGCGGACCAGCTTGGGAATGCTATTGCACAACAGGTAAGCCGGGAAATAGAATATACGTGGAACGAAAATCCCGGCCTGGACCCGTTTGCAGAACTGTACCCGTAA
- a CDS encoding GNAT family protein encodes MSFSITTERLVLEDLTWDDLASLKRIARDPSLMKYVLIWLENDEQVTGFLRHAIEESQRPEDRMDYVLAARTKETGAFAGLTFIEIDRKLMSTAEVGIVLLPEYCKAGYGYEILRRYISFGFETIGMHRIYGKCDELNLASGRLMEKCGLTYEGTIREHVWLRDHWRSTRYCGMLAQEYFSNGHGEETSRDTVSIVSKE; translated from the coding sequence ATGAGTTTTTCCATCACGACAGAACGGCTGGTTCTTGAAGATCTCACCTGGGACGACCTTGCCAGCCTGAAACGTATTGCCCGCGACCCATCCCTGATGAAGTACGTCCTGATCTGGCTTGAGAACGATGAGCAGGTTACCGGATTCCTCAGGCACGCAATCGAGGAATCGCAGCGCCCGGAAGACCGGATGGATTACGTACTTGCAGCAAGGACAAAGGAGACCGGGGCCTTTGCAGGTCTCACGTTCATCGAGATCGACCGCAAACTCATGAGCACGGCGGAGGTCGGGATTGTCCTGCTTCCGGAGTACTGTAAGGCCGGGTACGGGTATGAGATTCTCCGGAGGTATATCTCATTCGGGTTTGAAACGATCGGGATGCACCGGATATACGGGAAGTGTGATGAGCTGAACCTCGCATCTGGCCGTCTGATGGAGAAGTGCGGGCTCACGTACGAGGGTACGATCCGCGAGCATGTCTGGCTCCGGGATCACTGGAGGTCGACCCGGTATTGCGGGATGCTTGCGCAGGAATACTTTTCCAATGGCCATGGTGAGGAAACATCCCGTGATACGGTCTCCATCGTATCAAAAGAATGA
- a CDS encoding transcription elongation factor Spt5: MTQPTPPAPAAPSVPAAPEVFVNRIFAIKTTSKQERTVADNILKAIDTKATDVKVTAIIVPNELQGYVLVETPEKMNRVEQLVELIAHARSVIKGETSLAEVGHFLIPKPVVAGIEEGTIVELIAGPFKGEKAVVKRVDSGKEEITVELYESVVPIPITVRGDNVRVVEKYSDQK, encoded by the coding sequence ATGACACAGCCAACCCCCCCAGCACCAGCAGCGCCATCAGTACCAGCAGCACCGGAGGTCTTTGTCAACCGGATATTTGCTATCAAGACAACCTCCAAGCAGGAGCGGACGGTAGCGGATAATATCCTCAAGGCCATTGACACCAAAGCAACAGATGTCAAGGTTACGGCAATCATCGTCCCGAATGAGCTGCAGGGTTATGTGCTCGTGGAGACTCCCGAGAAGATGAACCGGGTCGAGCAGCTCGTGGAACTGATTGCGCATGCCCGTTCCGTCATCAAAGGCGAGACGAGTCTTGCAGAAGTGGGTCACTTCCTCATCCCGAAGCCGGTCGTTGCCGGTATCGAAGAAGGAACCATCGTCGAACTTATTGCCGGGCCCTTCAAGGGAGAGAAAGCCGTGGTCAAGCGTGTGGACTCAGGCAAGGAAGAGATCACGGTCGAACTCTACGAGAGCGTGGTCCCGATCCCGATCACGGTCCGCGGTGACAATGTCCGCGTGGTCGAGAAATATTCCGACCAGAAATAA
- the ftsZ gene encoding cell division protein FtsZ: protein MRSIVEEALTKARDEPVSTSQNNEDLDQILAELKTEIAVIGCGGGGSNTISRMMEEGIHGAKLIAINTDAQHLIRTRADQRILVGRQRTRGLGAGSIPQIGEEAALENEQEIRAVVSGCDMVFITVGLGGGTGTGVAPVVAKAAREEGALTIAIVTLPFAAEGAIRMENAEAGLERLRDVADTVIVVPNDRLLEVVPKLPLYAAFKVADEVLMRAVKGITELITMPGLVNLDFADVRTVMERGGVAMIGMGESDSEDKAADSVKKAIRSPLLDVDISGATAALVNVVGGPDMTMEEAEGVVQEVYARVDPNARIIWGAQIDPAMQNKMRTLLVVTGVRSPQIYGRNEKLSPKVQKQYEIDFLK from the coding sequence ATGAGGTCAATTGTTGAAGAGGCACTCACCAAGGCGAGGGACGAACCCGTTTCCACCTCGCAGAATAACGAAGACCTTGACCAGATCCTTGCCGAGCTCAAGACTGAGATCGCAGTGATCGGTTGCGGGGGCGGCGGTTCGAACACGATCTCCCGCATGATGGAGGAAGGCATCCATGGTGCAAAACTCATTGCCATCAACACTGATGCCCAGCACCTGATCCGTACACGGGCGGACCAGCGCATTCTCGTAGGCCGGCAGCGGACCCGGGGTCTCGGCGCCGGTTCCATCCCGCAGATCGGCGAGGAAGCAGCCCTTGAGAACGAGCAGGAGATACGGGCGGTCGTATCAGGCTGCGATATGGTCTTCATCACCGTCGGTCTTGGCGGCGGTACCGGGACCGGTGTCGCCCCGGTTGTGGCGAAGGCAGCCCGTGAAGAGGGCGCCCTCACCATTGCCATCGTTACCCTGCCGTTCGCTGCGGAAGGTGCCATCCGCATGGAGAACGCAGAGGCAGGTCTCGAACGCCTCCGGGATGTTGCAGACACGGTCATTGTTGTGCCCAATGACCGGCTGCTCGAAGTAGTTCCGAAACTCCCGCTCTACGCTGCCTTCAAGGTGGCTGACGAAGTGCTGATGCGTGCAGTCAAGGGAATAACCGAACTTATCACGATGCCGGGACTCGTGAACCTCGACTTTGCCGATGTGCGCACGGTCATGGAACGCGGCGGTGTCGCGATGATCGGTATGGGTGAAAGTGACAGCGAGGATAAGGCGGCAGACTCGGTCAAGAAGGCGATCCGCTCCCCGCTTCTGGACGTGGATATCAGCGGCGCAACAGCCGCGCTCGTCAACGTGGTCGGTGGCCCGGACATGACCATGGAAGAAGCAGAAGGCGTAGTCCAGGAAGTCTATGCCCGTGTCGACCCGAATGCGCGTATCATCTGGGGTGCCCAGATCGACCCCGCCATGCAGAACAAGATGCGTACGCTCCTGGTTGTCACGGGCGTACGGTCGCCACAAATATATGGTCGTAATGAGAAGCTTAGCCCCAAAGTACAGAAACAGTATGAGATCGATTTTCTCAAGTGA
- a CDS encoding PGF-pre-PGF domain-containing protein, translated as MKGIPGLVVINGDSISLSPAAFVMKAPVADPVPAEARNPEESIQNIRRAFRYEWGHGIWSAENAGQSTRIRVSGNDGVTLSGTDGSFGMQLFAIGRDNQSVQIVPGVISADGGKLGIRRTEYTEWYLNNADGIEQGMTIPAHPAGTGRLHVSYNLSGDLTPSLAGQTLIFSGRDGPVFIYAGLSARDAAGRVLPARLHLAGSTLTWDIDDTRAVYPVTIDPTVTQVKALTASDGKKEDYFGYAVSVSGNTAVIGAPNADIGGLDRGEAYVFSKDYGGTDNWGQVKNLTASDGADNDCFGHSVAVDGSTAVIGAICAGTTHTGQAYVFSKDYGGTDNWGQVKILTASDKANGAYFGESVAINGNTTVVGAINADASGAYTSQGQAYVYYRDRGGAGQWGQVAILNASDRKTGASFGRSVAVSGTTVIVGANDATVDDKSKQGEAYIFYQDQGGAGNWGQVQVLTASDGEFEAGFGNSVAVDGSTAVIGAINGTVSGKTWQGKAYIRSRDQGGANNWGEVKILTASDGAAGEQFGHGVSVNGSRAVVGSPYASSDKSYNGKVYVFSKDQGGAGAWGQEQILQASDRQDDDKFGYSVAAETVNVVIGAAKANVSGQLEQGKAYVFATPTPTPPTPTPTPPPYGGSDDTGRKSVSPSLKAPLQRPLSTVLLNVGQIGRTPIVRVEITGVEVKDMIISAKEADGPGSGVPPPPGVVYEYVDISPARFTEITDAKIVFVVPLSWIDEHHLIPQEIVLFHHDGTTWEALPTTLTAIKDGEAYYTAEGSGFSRFAITGQLNATQSRQNVTPQRTVQTVGDLAQATVTGSPAIPASPAMLAPVVTGTTAIPAEKSSPALPFATIAIAGAAIVILACCIFLIRRWYIRRQNPALFEKYE; from the coding sequence ATGAAGGGGATTCCCGGGCTGGTTGTCATAAACGGGGACAGCATCAGTCTCTCCCCTGCTGCGTTTGTCATGAAAGCACCTGTAGCAGATCCTGTCCCGGCAGAGGCACGGAACCCTGAAGAGAGTATACAGAATATCAGGCGTGCATTCCGGTACGAATGGGGGCATGGTATCTGGTCGGCAGAAAATGCCGGCCAGAGCACGCGTATCCGGGTCAGTGGAAACGACGGCGTCACCCTGTCAGGCACTGACGGTTCATTCGGGATGCAGCTTTTTGCGATTGGCAGGGACAACCAGTCCGTCCAGATCGTGCCCGGCGTAATCAGCGCTGACGGGGGAAAGCTGGGAATCCGCCGGACCGAATATACGGAATGGTACCTGAACAACGCTGACGGGATCGAGCAGGGCATGACCATCCCGGCCCACCCCGCGGGCACCGGCAGGCTGCATGTATCCTACAATCTTTCCGGTGATCTTACACCATCCCTGGCGGGACAAACCCTCATCTTTTCCGGCCGGGATGGCCCGGTATTCATCTACGCCGGCCTGAGTGCACGCGATGCAGCAGGACGGGTTCTCCCGGCCCGGCTGCACCTCGCGGGAAGCACCCTCACCTGGGATATCGATGATACCCGTGCTGTCTATCCGGTCACCATCGATCCAACGGTAACTCAGGTAAAAGCCCTCACCGCTTCTGACGGGAAAAAAGAGGACTACTTCGGTTATGCTGTTTCAGTGAGCGGAAATACTGCGGTTATCGGTGCTCCCAATGCTGATATTGGCGGTCTGGACCGGGGTGAGGCATATGTCTTTTCAAAGGACTATGGCGGTACCGATAACTGGGGCCAGGTGAAGAACCTCACCGCTTCGGACGGGGCAGATAACGACTGCTTCGGCCATTCGGTGGCAGTGGACGGGAGTACTGCGGTTATCGGCGCAATCTGTGCAGGTACCACTCATACGGGTCAGGCATATGTCTTTTCAAAGGACTATGGCGGTACCGATAACTGGGGCCAGGTGAAGATTCTCACGGCCTCGGATAAGGCCAATGGAGCCTACTTTGGCGAGTCGGTAGCAATAAACGGGAATACCACGGTTGTCGGTGCAATTAACGCAGATGCCAGCGGTGCATATACCAGCCAGGGCCAGGCGTATGTCTATTACCGGGATCGCGGCGGGGCCGGCCAGTGGGGTCAGGTTGCAATCCTGAATGCCTCCGACAGGAAAACGGGTGCCAGCTTCGGCAGGTCTGTTGCGGTCTCCGGAACCACCGTGATTGTCGGGGCAAATGATGCTACTGTTGACGATAAAAGCAAGCAGGGTGAAGCCTATATTTTTTATCAGGACCAGGGAGGTGCCGGCAACTGGGGTCAGGTGCAGGTTCTTACCGCATCCGATGGGGAATTCGAGGCCGGCTTCGGCAATTCAGTAGCCGTGGACGGGAGTACCGCAGTTATCGGGGCGATCAACGGCACTGTTTCCGGTAAAACCTGGCAGGGTAAAGCCTATATCCGCTCCCGGGACCAGGGAGGTGCCAATAACTGGGGTGAAGTAAAGATCCTTACCGCCTCAGATGGAGCCGCAGGCGAACAGTTCGGTCACGGGGTGTCAGTCAACGGGAGCAGAGCCGTTGTCGGGTCACCCTATGCGAGCTCCGACAAGAGCTACAATGGCAAGGTATATGTTTTTTCAAAGGACCAGGGAGGTGCTGGCGCGTGGGGTCAGGAGCAGATCCTGCAGGCTTCCGACCGGCAGGATGATGACAAATTCGGGTATTCCGTTGCAGCGGAGACGGTGAATGTCGTTATCGGGGCTGCCAAAGCCAATGTTTCCGGCCAGCTCGAGCAGGGCAAGGCCTATGTCTTCGCGACACCAACGCCGACGCCGCCCACACCAACGCCGACGCCACCCCCCTACGGTGGATCGGATGATACCGGCCGGAAATCTGTATCCCCCTCGTTGAAAGCCCCGTTACAGAGACCGCTCTCAACCGTTCTCTTGAATGTAGGCCAGATTGGCCGGACCCCCATAGTCCGCGTGGAGATCACCGGTGTCGAAGTCAAAGACATGATCATCAGCGCAAAGGAAGCGGACGGGCCCGGGAGCGGCGTACCCCCGCCCCCGGGAGTTGTGTACGAGTACGTGGATATCTCCCCGGCCCGCTTCACCGAGATAACCGATGCGAAGATCGTCTTTGTTGTCCCGCTCTCGTGGATCGATGAGCACCATCTCATCCCGCAGGAGATCGTCCTGTTTCACCATGACGGAACAACGTGGGAGGCTCTCCCCACTACCCTGACCGCGATCAAGGATGGGGAGGCCTATTACACGGCGGAAGGATCCGGATTCTCACGGTTTGCCATCACCGGGCAGCTCAATGCAACGCAAAGCCGGCAGAATGTAACCCCGCAGCGAACTGTACAGACGGTTGGCGATCTGGCACAGGCAACGGTCACAGGATCTCCGGCGATACCGGCATCTCCGGCAATGCTCGCCCCGGTTGTTACCGGGACTACGGCGATACCGGCTGAAAAATCTTCGCCGGCCCTTCCGTTTGCGACCATCGCGATTGCCGGCGCAGCGATTGTGATCCTCGCCTGCTGTATCTTCCTGATCCGGCGCTGGTATATCCGCCGGCAGAACCCGGCGCTCTTTGAGAAGTACGAATGA
- a CDS encoding protein translocase SEC61 complex subunit gamma: MEISKPDFKTDVIHEELFRKYLRVLKLARTPTREEFTKIATVAAAGVLLVGLIGFVIYMFFDHKQLFGF, encoded by the coding sequence ATGGAAATTTCAAAGCCTGATTTCAAAACGGACGTTATCCACGAAGAGTTATTCCGCAAATACCTGCGGGTCCTGAAGCTCGCGCGCACTCCCACCCGGGAAGAGTTCACCAAGATCGCAACGGTCGCAGCAGCCGGTGTCCTCCTTGTTGGCCTGATAGGATTTGTCATCTACATGTTCTTCGACCACAAGCAGCTCTTCGGATTCTGA